Part of the Phocoena sinus isolate mPhoSin1 chromosome 17, mPhoSin1.pri, whole genome shotgun sequence genome is shown below.
CAGAACTTGTGATCTGTCTAGAAGGAGAGGCAACCATGATGCCAGTTAGAATTTTAACGCCCTGTACGGGCACAAATCAAGGCCTGTGGGAGTGCTAGGTGAAGAGATAGGggaaagaagacaaagagaaaatggcaTTCGCTGAATTTTGAGGGCTAAATCCATTTCAACAAGCAAGTTTGTCAGGAGAAGGCATTCCAGGTTGAATAACAGACTTGAGCAAATGCACCATCAGAGAAACTCTGGGAAAACACTGCATTTTTCTGTAGTGTACCAAGTATGAGAGTGAGTGGTTAAAGTTAAAGCAGCAAAAGTGGGTTCTTTTCAGACTGTGGGAAAACTCAGCAATAATCCTGGTAAgagctttttctgtgttttacagAGAATAAATATGAGTGACATCAAATAGAAACCAACATGACCTGGCAGATGATTAGACATGGATATCAAGTGAGAGAAATAAGTCAAAATATGCCCCAACACAGCGTATTAATGAAGCCAGTCTTCTCTATTTATGTGTtttgttgtcttattttgttttattgaatttgaAATGTTTGTGCAAAACCAAGTGGAAGTCCCTATTCAGCAGGCAGTTGCTCTTGTATGTGAGGACCTTGGGAGAACATTCTAAATAGCAGATGCAGACGTTTGTATCATCCATAGTGAGAAATTAGAAGCATTGGGATTAGATGAGTTATTCAAGTAAGAAAGTAAAGAAGGTCAATGACTGATTCTAAATTCCTACAAAATGTGCTCTGATTTCTAAAGGTGACCCTAGAGAGggaagtctgtaaaaaatacaaaggtCAAATGGGATGGAACCAGGATAGTAAGGGATCATGAAAGCTAAGGaagtgacagttttttttttttaatcagtactTACCCaccatgtgccaaacactgtgttAGTCTCTTGAGATACATAATCCAAGTAAATTCTCATAATCTTGAGAATTAAGTATATCTATCACAATTTATAGATAAAGAACTGAGTACAGAGGGATTAGACATAGAATAACAAGTAAATGGAAAGTCTAGATTCAAATACAGATAAGTCTgattcttataattatttttcctctataACTTTTAATATATGCTAGGGGAGCGTTTCAAGGAGAATGTAATTGGCAGTGTCATGTGAGCTCAAACAAGATAGACACTCACAAGAACATTTAACACTAAGCGGTTACTTAATGTTAATACAGATCATTTCAGTGATCTATATGAAAGTAGTCTCTGTAAAACATACTATATAAAGGCCAATGGAATAGAAAAATTCTAAAGGTTGGTTCaaggaaagtgagaaaataaaagtagttGAACCCTACTAACAAGTTtaatgaaggaaagagaaggtagTGCAAAGATTTATGAAGGTCGAGGAATGGGTATTTGGTTGAAtggttgattcattttttttttagtaagggAAGACTTGAACATGCTTATAAACTTGATGGAGAAATCCAGAggagaaagaagactcaaattattgagaaaaaaatggatggagaaaGGTCCTACAGGAGGTAATAGGAAATAGAATCAATAGCAtgccttaaaaagaaagcagcTAGTTCATctagaaaagaaacaatagtgaTTTACAGAGAAATGCatttgagaaaggaagaaatgtaagAGAACTTGCAGCAGATGTCCTATATCTTCCCCAAGAAGGAAGATGCAAAGTCATCTCTTAAGGCAGGTAGTGTCTGGCTGTGTGGACTACAAAGGGTTTGGAATCCTTCCCACAGAGAGAAGCCATACAGAAGAGTCAAATAGAAGTGAACAAAAGAATTTCCGTTCAACTCAGAGTGTATACTAATAATAGAGTAAAAATGTTTAGTTGAGCCAATTGGCacaattttatgacttttttggTAACACTTATCCACCCAGTAATGAGATCAGAGAAAGTGTACCGTGCTGTTTTCCAGGTGAGGCTTAGGAAAGTCAAGGTGACGGTAGACCAAAGGGACTTCTTGATGCTAATGAGAAGCTACACGAAACGGTGGGCAATTGATCCAGACTGGGCCTAgaggaaactaaaacaaaaagggTTAAAGGAATTAAAGATATGACCAGTGTGAAGAACAGATTCATTATgagtaagaggaaaagaaaaaaattggtggTTATGGTCACAGAAGGGAATTTCCAAATTCAAGATTCTAGAAATGATACAGTTTTGAGTGATCATTGTTTTTACACTTTCACTTAAAGTGCCATTGATGATTATGTCATCCAGCTGTCCTGCTTTACTTATTAGAAAATGGAAGGCCAGGAGGTCAAGTGATTTTCTGTCACTCCATGACCCAATGTCAGGGGCAGGACTAAATCCAGGATCTTCAGAGGAGCATTTGGAAATTTTAAGTAACATGGTAACAACCATTAAATCATATtcccatgaaaaagaatgatggATATAGTCGAGTGATTGGAACCATAATATAGTCACAGTAAAGCATGCAGTATTcatatatttcctatttcaaAACTTGTATTGTGctattcctccctctttcctcttttggCTTCCTCTTACAGAAGAGAGAGTATAAAAGTTTTCCCCAGATTAAATTAATAGCTCCCTCATTATGCACTGGGAGAACTAAGCTTTAAGGAAAGTGCTACTGATGGCCATCCTGGATTTCACTGTAAATGGCATCAATTTATTTCAGAGTGACAGTGTGCATGTCCATGATAGTGTATGGGTTCTACCATTTTTGCTTCTTccacatttcatatattttgaaaagactCCTCTCTCTTGACTATTGGCATGAGTTTTTAATCTTAAACTATAGTAAAATGTAATTAGaatgggtaagacaggaataaagacacagacctactggagaatggacttgaggatatggggagggggaagggtgagctgtgacagggcgagagagaggcatggacatatatacactaacaaacttaaggtagatagctagtgggaagcaaccgcatagcacagggagatcagctgggtgctttgtgaacgcctggaggggtgggatagcgagggtgggagggagggagacgcaagagggaagagatatgggaacatatgtatatgtataactgattcactttgttataaagcagaaactaagacaccattgtaaagcaattataccccgataaagatgttttcaaaaaaatgtaaTTGGAATGTTTAGGAATAGGAGGGAAATTGTGTTACTTTAAAGTCCTGTTTAAACAAAATTAATCCAACAGAAATTCATTATTCATATCTTAGTATTCATGCCTCTTTTGACCTTCAGGAAAGAATATGAGTTTttaacatagaaaaagaaatgaaagatttacatttttctccctcagaatgggagaaaatatttgcaaatgaagcaactgacaaaggattaatctccaaaatttgcaagcagctcatgcagctcaataacaaaaaatcaaacaacccaatccaaaaatgggcagaagacctaaatcgacatttctccaaagaagatatacagactgccaacaaacacgtgaaagaatgctcaacatcattaatcattagagaaatgcaaatcaaaactgcaatgagatatcatctcacaccggtcagaatggccatcatcaaaaaatctagaaacaataaatgctggagacggtgtggagaaaagggaaccctcttgcactgctggtgggaatgtgaattggtacagccactatgaagaacagtatggaggttccttaaaaaaactacaaatagaactaccatatgacgcagcaatcccactactgggcatataccgcgaggaaaccataattcagaaagagtcatgtaccaaaatgttcattgcagctctatttacaatagccaggagatggaaacaacctaagtgtccatcatcggatgaatggataaagaagatgtggcacatatatacaatggaatattactcagccattaaaagaaacgaaattgagttatttgtagtgaggtagatggacctagagtgtgtcatacagagtgaagtaagtcagaaagagaaagacaaataccatatgctaacacatatatatggaatcaagggaaaaaaatgtcatgaagaacctaggggtaagataggaataaaaacacagacctactagagaatggacttgaggatatggggagggggatgggtaagttgtgacaaagcgagagagaggcatggacatatatacactaccaaaagtaaaatagatagctagtgggaagcagccacatagcacagggagatcaactcagtgctttgtgaccacctagaggggtgggatagggagggtgggagggagggagtcgcaagagggaagaggtatgggaacatatgtatatgtataactgattcactttgttataaagcagaaactaacacatcattgtaaagcaattatattccaataaagatgtaaaaaaaaaagaaatgaaagatatacaTTTGATGATGTTTTGTTATTACATGTATCTCATATTctaccttgaaaatattttcttcattaagtCTTTAATTAAGTATGTGTGTTACCAGGTCTGTTTGGGGAAACTCACTTTCATTGAGTCCTTTGTaattttgaagattttatttcaaagtttCAGTCAAGAAAGATTATTATTCCTCCCAAGGAATGACTTACCAAGTAAGCAACAAGGGAGCTGTGCTCTGGGACTGGGAGTGGTATTTGGTCACTGGCATTTGGTCACTGGCATTGTTTAGAATTGCTGGTGCatgatgataataaaaagcaaaccGGATTTTGGTCAATTTCATTATTGTTCTTAGGTTCTCTGCAGACAATGCCCTTGCTTACTGCTCCTGTCTAGGGTGGAGCACTTCCACTCCACCTCCCACCACTTTGGTGAGCTCAAGTTCTTCTTTCTGGAGTTGAAGACTGACTAAAATGGTATTAGAGAAGGAGAATTTTATGATCTAAACTGGGTGTCCACAAACTATGGCAcgcaggccaaatctggccttaTGCCTATTTTTATAAGTttagtttattacttttatttttaatgtattctctTTGAGTACTTTTGTCCTACAACcatagagttgagtagttgtatAAAGACTATAtaccctcaaagcctaaaatatttactatcaggcCCTTTACAAAAAATGTTCCCTGACCCTTGATCAAGAATCAAAGCATTACTTGCTTTGTGGACATGTAAGCAAGACAGTTATTTCACATCCATATTATAGGTCAGTAATTTAACAAGTATCTTTGTTAAATGCTTACTATTGACCAACATTATATTTAcctattaatttttctctgttttgtagcTCCTGCTATGTGGATATTTGTTAGCAATGACTGATGTAGAAACTACATATGCAGATTTTATTGCTTCAGGAAGAACGGGTAGAAGAAATGCAATACATGATATCCTGGTTTCCTCTGCAAGTGGTAACAGCAATGAATTAGCCTTGAAATTAGCAGGTCTTGATATCAACAAGACAGGTGAGTTGTTTGACATCCATCTCTATGAACATGGAATGATTTGCAGCACTTCACTAAGTAGGATTAAGTCATGAAAAAACACCTTTGAAAGTAACATAATAGAAAGTTATAAACAGTCTAAGGCAAGATAAAAGGCAGGTACTAATCTCTTAATCACTCCCACTCTGTTTTCAATGACTGCACCTTACAGGGTTTCCCACTCAAATGCAGAATCCTTAATCTGATTTTACTAATGCCATCAATAAAacacatgagttttttttttttttttaatcctaatcTCTATAAAAGCTCTGAAATATCTTATGTAGAACATTTAACAAAGTTGGAGCTCCTACCTTTGACAGTTTGGCCACCTGTAACACTTAATAGCATTAGATATTTAACAAGATTCACAGATGAGTCAGACAGATCTCGATTCCAAGaaccatttcaaaataaaagggtCTCCAGGACCATTTTTCTTGAGAATGGAAGTAAAATAGTCTATTACATAAATAAGTCTTAGGTAAGAAgttctttcagttttcctttcatGATAGACTGAGTTTGAAAAATTTGTCTTAACTATTGGGCCTCTAACTCCTACCCACCAAATCTAACTTTaccaataaaaaagtaaaataagcttGATATGTCAAAGTACAAAGTGCTGAAACCCCTGATGGCTCTTCCATCCATAGCTTTTGCAAATATCAAAGCTGAATGTATTTCCCTGAAAAACACTTGTgcaaaaaataatctttaaaagtaaaaaggagtTCACAATTAAGGAACCACAGTGTTATATATGTGAAAAACACTGGTCAGTTTCTGACTCTTGGTAACAGCTTGATAATTCTTTGCTATTGGAATTTTCATGGCAAAGCCTTCCAGTTATTGGGAAACTGAgtcagagtatatatatatatatatatatatatatatatatatatatatatatatatgttaatgaaaTAGCTCAGCAACATTACCTTAAAATACCTACTGACAGAACTTTATTCAATGACTACAGGTCAGCAGGTCATAGATTGGTCTTTTAAAACTCaggttgaaaataaaactttaataatcACTTCCATGGAGTATATAGActgatgtatattttacattttgttgttTCTCTGTTACTACCAGGAGTTAATTTTCAAAATAGCTCTGAGAAAGGCTATAGGGAATTATTCCAATTTGGTGGCATGAAgtaagtaaatataatttttctgcAATCTTTGAGAATTTACTaatctttttcataaaatttgtgttttatatgaatactctattttaaataatctgcATTAATTTTAGCCACTCTTACTATGAGGACATTTTTATTCATAGTgtagtttaatttcttctttttttgttttcactgaaaTTAAGACCCATTAACCTCAAGACCTTTCTTATACAAGAGACTATAGTCTCTTAACATAGTCTATTAGActatgttaaaatttaaataggttgacattttatattaataattttatatttgatattaatgttataattaaataatttaaaataattcaaatatcttTATGCTTCcagatgtattctttttcaaatatttctacaTGTTAATTGCAATTCTGTAGACCCTAaaagaattttctgtttctcttcaaaTCACAAAATCCAGAATAAGGCAAAGTATAAACAGCACTgactttatttattattctaaGTACAAAGAACTAAAAGTAATAACTGTACAATCAAAAgtctaaaacataaaaaataaagacaactgtACAATGGCAAATTAAATATCACTAGCTGAGAATAGCACGGGACTTCCTTTGTAATTCCTGAGTATTTCAGCTTCTATTTAAGTTTATGCTCAACAATATTGTTGTCCCATGTTTATCTTGACTTAACAAGCATCTATTTAGCCACAGATCTGTGTTTGCAGCATTATTCTGAGCCCTGAGGAGTATCCCTGGATGCCTAGAAAGTCCCAAGCCCCATGGGAGTCAAGATCCTCATCTTGTATTTATGCAGTCACTTTCATCCTTAATATTCTACTGTCTTGCATCTGCCCTAATATAACTTCATTCCTTTGGTTGACAGAGCTTCTCCTATTTATCGAGTTCTCATTTCATGCTAATCTACACATCTCAGATTCAGGCCATCTGCATACCTTGGGGGCTtgttcatttctctaatagtgaagATAGTACATGAAAATTCTATATAATGCATCATATATTCTTGGAACACCTTTAGAACAGGATATGATTTTTATGTGGAAAAACTGCTTTTAATTTCCCTAAAGTATGGTGCATGGTGAGGTGTCTTGTGTGTACTTGTTAAGCGTAAAGGAGAAATTACCTTCAACATTTCCATCTAAATAACGGACAGCCTACTTACCTCAATTAATTTGAATTATGGTAATAAACTCTTAGCAAAAATTAATATAACACACATTATTGCAACACACCCAAATATTTTGTCCACTAAGCCATATTGGTCGCTTAGTAACAAGCTAACACATGCAAATATTTGAATCTTTGAATCAAGAATTGCCTGCAGTTTGCACCCAGGTAAAGTGACCTAATATGGAGATAAAGCATTGTTTAATTTTAGTGTTGCTATGGCTGAGATTGTTGCTAAGGGTACAGTTATGAAAGTGGTTTTATTGGATTTGTACATATGTTCTGTAAGGGCAGGCCAGAGGCCATCATAACTATTTGACAAGGGACTAACCAGCTGACATAATGTCCTTCCACTGttgcttttaatttaaattaattaaacctATGAGAAGTCAGCTAGGTTATCATCAAGTGTTCAGaataatgtaaaatgtaattttaaaatatttcttaatgtaaGATAGGCATCAAAAGGTAAACTTGTTCCCTACTTCTGATTTCTGCAACCTATGAAAGTACAAGTGCCATGCCATGACCTGGCCATGAGATTTCCCAGCTATTTATCAGAAGCATAGAGCATCACTAACCATTCTAAAAATGcagttattattttgtttttgagccATGCTCTTCCAGAACCAGAATTAGCCCTTGAAACACTTAAGCTGCTTTCTTGATGGGGAATTGATTACCAAGGAAATATACTTGTCTCTATGAGAATTTCAGACTTGAGTATTTCTGAAATTTCCAATATGATATACTGAGAGTCAGTAAATATaagcaatcatttttattttgcctttatccTTTTTTATGTCTCTAACAGAAGGTGAAGAAGATGCACAGCGAAATTCAACAGAACAAAGTGGGGAAGCCCAGGGAGAAGCAGCAAAATCTGAAagttaacaccccactttgatCTTCATCAACACCTGACAATGTCTCAAATCTCCAGGCCTGGCTGGAATGCATTTATTTCCAAgagtgaaaaggggaaaaagaaaatggctGTGCTGCATTGCAGGAACCTGCTTGTTCTGTTAAAAATGGGGGCAGAGGCTGTGGCTGCAGACAGACTTTTCTCTACCTCTGGCATCAGCAATGGTTGAAATCATGTGGCTTGTGTTTGGATGTCATTTTTGTACGGATCCTTTCACTTGACCATATGATTAAATGCTTGTAGAGAGTAGCACCGACCTAGGTGATGATTCTTCCTGTAGCATCTGGCCCCTCACAATGTCAGAGGATTTAATTGTGTCTAATCGCAAAGGGTTGGTTGAACCCCAGAGTTTAATTATCTCTGGCCCAAGTATTCACCCAGTAAAAGAACCATCCAGAAAGCACTGTTTTTAGCATTATGTATCTGTGTGTTCCTGCTGTGTTATTTACACTgttttgtattataaaatatagatgCTCAGCACTGCCCCCTTCTTTGATTgcttatgaaaaacaaaaatgatgtaCGTTACTGTGAATTTTTATactactcatttttaaaagggcTGCCTAAAAGTTCTGCTCCATCGTGTGGTGGTGTGCACAGGATAgaacccacatttttttttttcttttgcggtacgcgggcctctcccgttgcggggcacaagctctggacgcgcatgcccagcggccatggctcacgggcccagccgctccgcagcatgtgggcttttcGCGgaagaccggggcacgaacccgtgtaccctgcaccCGCAGaccgactcccaaccactgcgccaccagggaaaccctgaaagCTCACATTTTTTAAACCTTAATCTTTCCCTTTAATGCACAGCTGATGAATTAAGTCTAACAGATTCATCAAGACTCCTTTGCTTATTATACAGGCGTTTGAAAATATCCATTAATGTGAAAATTACCTGAATTCAGTCTGTTTGGTGTCTACACAGACCAGAATTCAAACTGCAAATTTTGTCTTATCCCCAAGTGGAGAACTTTATCCAacgaatatttttatttccaattatgAGGATTTCTGAGAATTGGGGAGATGGGAAAGAGAATACAAGATAATACTAAGCatgggaaatattttcttctatggaATCAAATTTATCACAGTGCTGTATGATACTATTAAAATTTGGAGGACAGCTTATCTCCACGGAGCAGCAAAAGATGTAGAAAATGATCTTGCAATCATGTGGACACCAATCACAAAAGTAAAGCCCTTGTGTTgtgtttttcatgtcttttttcaGCCCTATCAAATCCAAATGTTATTATGCACTTTCTAATGTTTGTAAACTTTTACTAATAATTAGTGTGAATTCCATTCTGATACAATAATAATCATCATTAGAAGCTGACAAAATCCTCATTAATACTGTTAGTGACCTCTGCTGTGTTTTGACATCATGGTTCTTGTATGGAAAGTTTCTATGAACTGTGTAATCTCACTGGTCAGTATTATGAAATCATTTCTCAGTGGTAATATATAAGGCACCAGTAATATGCCAATGGCTCATGAATTACGGGACAAATGGCAGGCAACAGGAAGACCCTTTGCAATAAAGACCCCACTTAACGGTCCTTGAGGTCTTAGATACAATCCCATGTGAAGTAGGTCAAGCAGCATTTCAACAGATAATCTATATGGACATACCAGGAACTCAGCCCTCCTTTGTAGTTACATAAAGGATGAAAGGTAAGTCTGCCCTCATCTCCCTTTACAGTACTTTTTGAATGAGTGGAATAAGGGCATGGGTATCACATGGTCCTCAATCACATATTACTAGAAAAAATGTTAACTGTGAGTCATTGAGACAATAGGAAAGATTAAATTTTAGAGTACTTCCTTCTGCTTAACGCAGTAGGATCCAAAATGTCCAGTTAACGTTCAAACAAATCCACCTATTAATAGACTCACAAGTGGGAAAAGAGGTTCCTGGGGCTATTTTAGACAATTTCTGCTAGTCTGTTTAGCACATCCAACCCATACAATCACTTTTTAATATCCTTATTTATTATCCTCATAGCTTTCTTGTGATTCTAGGTAAAGTTCTCTTCATCCTTAAAATTGTGGAATTCCAAACTGATTTCATGTGATTTTGTAAAGTTTAGGACTAGTGCTGAGTATATGTGGAGTATTTATATTCCTGTGTGATATACTATTATTAATGCATGTGGTATCATGCCTGTCTTTGAATATATAATGGTTGCTAAATTGTGAAGTCATATGGagcttttgaattatttttgacCTCTTACTGCTACTTTGTCTGCTATATTCAAATCCAGAGGTTTTCCcaagccagaaaataaaaattagctttCCAAAACTTTCACATCCTACAAACGTTGCTCAGCAAAAGTTCATAGTATCTTCCAAATTTTATCATATATCTTTTATTTGCAAGTCAGTAACATAcaaggaattgaatttttaaggagagaaggaaagagtagAAAACTAACACACTGATTTGATAATACACATTGAATTCCTGTTAACCAACTGACTTTATGCTATTCACTTCACAGcacatatcatctcatttaatccgcaaacaattcaattaaagaGGTAGCGTTATTCCATttcataaataaggaaattaaggctcaATAAAGTATAACTTTTACAAGCTTGAAAAGCtaataaatgatgaataaaatttGAAACTGTTTGTCTGTCTCCAGGGAGCTTTCTACTGCACGCGCCCTAAAGTTGAAGCCAGTTACAGAGGATGTTTATCTGGAAGGGAACTTTTAGAGATGGACTGAATCAGCCTCCATAttttagaggaggaaactgagtcccagagagggcAATTGTTTTTCTCAAGGTTACCTAGATGAGCAATGACACATATGTGAGTAGCacttttatctaaaaaaaatagtaataaatttaCTGTCAACTTATTTTTTCGTGTTATGCTTCCCAGAAGACATTTTTTCTGACATGGAGTCTGTAAACTTAGCATGGTTCAGACTTTTTATGTTCCATGATactcattttgtttaattaactagaaattgaaattttccatttttcaacttATTTGCAACAAGTGTAAACTTTTCAAATTTACCTTTTATCAGTTGTAAGTATCCTATGCTGACATATTGATATcataaattcatagaaatgtTTTTCCAACAGATAATAGACAGGCAGCCTCCAATTTTTAGGCCTTTCACCCCAGAGCTGTGTACTGTAAATGCCCAACACTTGAGTCTTACTCGGGCACAGTGGAAATACACCATTTTAGAAGATGACTGATAATGGCTGTTTCTCTTCAGAGAAGCATTAAGGGGTAAAGAAATGTAACTGTGGGCAATAGAGTTTCTGAGTGAAACCAGTAGTAATAGGGTGAAAATGTATAGTCATCAAGTGAAAAAAGGAACGGATCTATGTTTATGATGTCTTTATAGGGCCTAAATTGTTCTTTAATTGCAAGTGGCAGTCTCTGAAGTCATTTGTGAGCTTGTATGACTTTTGTATTTAGCAATGTTGCATGCTCACATAATTGATattaaaagtaatacatttttctgaaatgtaCACAGTCTATTAagagtatttattgaatatacaCTATGTACTTGATGCTTGGGAAAGTGTTGCAGGTAATAAAGGAGAAAGCCAAAGCTCAGCCACCCTGTGGTGGACATACCCAGCATTCCAGCCTCATTTTTCCTGGCCTCTACTCCAAAACTTTTCACCTCCGTTCCACCCTGGTGGCCCACTTCCTGGACTTTATCACCTACTAGAGCCATCCCACCTCTCAAATATTAAACTCCAATATCACTCCTGTCTTCTTACCTGCTCACCTGTAGGACAGTGATTTTCAGTCAGAAGAAAGATAGGTGTTTATCAGTACCCCCTGAAAGTTTTTACaatgctccctcctccccctgcacACACAGAGATATGAGCACT
Proteins encoded:
- the PKIA gene encoding cAMP-dependent protein kinase inhibitor alpha, translated to MTDVETTYADFIASGRTGRRNAIHDILVSSASGNSNELALKLAGLDINKTEGEEDAQRNSTEQSGEAQGEAAKSES